The following are encoded in a window of Bradyrhizobium guangdongense genomic DNA:
- a CDS encoding GlxA family transcriptional regulator, with protein MIGILIFPDFQLLDAAGPISVFEIAARASGKPLALRVLALNAGAVPSSSGVEMMARDFKSANAITTLVVAGGAGVSASASCPATLAFVQRLARRGVRIASVCSGAYVLAEAGLLDGRRATTHWGRTRDFVARYPQIKFEPDQIFTRDGNVWTSAGISAGIDLALAMVTEDHGEEIAQATARQLVLYHRRSGGQSQFSSLLELKTPNGRFGALLSWARENLDARLTVEDLADRAGMSARHFARAFAAETGTTPSKAIERLRIEVARERVQSSREAIELVAETTGFGDPERMRRAFIRAFGQPPQALRRAARAG; from the coding sequence ATGATCGGCATCCTGATCTTCCCCGATTTCCAGTTGCTCGATGCGGCGGGCCCGATCTCGGTGTTCGAGATCGCCGCACGCGCCAGCGGCAAGCCGCTTGCGCTGCGGGTGCTGGCATTGAACGCGGGCGCCGTGCCCTCGTCGTCGGGCGTCGAGATGATGGCGCGCGATTTCAAATCGGCGAACGCGATCACGACGCTGGTCGTGGCGGGCGGCGCGGGCGTATCGGCATCGGCGAGCTGTCCTGCAACGCTCGCCTTCGTGCAGCGGCTGGCGAGGCGCGGCGTGCGGATCGCCAGCGTCTGCTCGGGCGCCTATGTGCTTGCGGAGGCCGGCCTGCTCGATGGCCGCCGCGCCACCACGCATTGGGGCCGGACGCGCGATTTTGTCGCGCGCTATCCGCAGATCAAGTTCGAGCCGGACCAGATCTTCACCCGCGACGGCAATGTCTGGACGTCGGCCGGGATCAGTGCCGGCATCGACCTCGCGCTCGCGATGGTCACCGAGGACCATGGCGAGGAGATCGCGCAGGCGACCGCGCGCCAGCTCGTGCTCTACCACCGCCGCAGCGGCGGTCAGTCGCAGTTCTCGTCGTTGCTGGAATTGAAGACGCCGAACGGCCGCTTCGGTGCGCTGCTGTCATGGGCGCGGGAGAATCTCGACGCACGGCTGACGGTGGAAGACCTCGCCGATCGCGCCGGCATGAGCGCGCGGCACTTTGCCCGCGCCTTCGCCGCCGAGACCGGCACGACGCCGTCAAAGGCGATCGAGCGATTGCGGATCGAAGTTGCCCGCGAGCGCGTGCAGTCATCTCGGGAAGCCATCGAGCTCGTCGCCGAAACCACCGGCTTCGGCGACCCCGAGCGCATGCGCCGCGCCTTCATCCGCGCCTTCGGCCAACCGCCGCAGGCGCTGCGGCGCGCGGCAAGGGCGGGGTAG
- a CDS encoding LysR family transcriptional regulator yields MARRPANISNLPLNALRSFEAAARHLSFTKAGLELRVSQAAVSQQVRTLEESLRVKLFKRLTRGLALTEEGEALQPVISSAFSQINQVLDRFENGRMRESLAIGVVGTFASGWLLPRLGSFTSSHPHIDVRIFANNNRVDLGGEGLDYAIRFGDGAWHGTSAEPLVEAHFTPMCAPNVAKRLKAPIDLHKEVLLRSYRPGEWAHWFDEVKCRQPRMTGPTFDSSVSLAHAAAQGAGVALLPVALFADDLSRKRLVCPYDRQVFLGSYWLTSLKSKRLSHAMKAFRDWILEECKKKRSRNA; encoded by the coding sequence ATGGCCCGCCGCCCTGCCAATATTTCGAATCTGCCGCTGAACGCGCTCCGCTCGTTCGAAGCGGCCGCGCGCCATCTCAGCTTCACCAAGGCCGGTCTGGAACTTCGGGTGTCGCAGGCTGCCGTGAGCCAGCAGGTGCGGACTCTGGAAGAGAGTCTGCGCGTCAAGCTCTTCAAGCGGCTGACCCGCGGGCTTGCTCTCACGGAAGAGGGTGAGGCGCTCCAGCCCGTCATATCGAGCGCCTTCAGCCAGATCAATCAGGTCCTGGATCGGTTCGAGAATGGCCGCATGCGCGAGAGTCTGGCCATCGGCGTGGTCGGAACGTTCGCCTCCGGCTGGCTGCTTCCGCGCCTCGGCAGCTTCACCTCGAGCCATCCGCATATCGACGTCAGGATCTTCGCGAACAACAACCGCGTGGATCTCGGCGGCGAAGGATTGGACTACGCCATTCGATTTGGCGACGGCGCGTGGCACGGAACGAGCGCCGAGCCCTTGGTCGAGGCTCACTTCACACCGATGTGCGCGCCCAACGTCGCCAAGCGCCTTAAAGCTCCAATCGATCTCCATAAGGAGGTGCTGTTGCGCTCGTATCGGCCGGGCGAATGGGCGCATTGGTTCGACGAGGTCAAATGCAGGCAACCGCGGATGACGGGCCCGACCTTCGATTCATCGGTTTCCCTGGCGCATGCGGCGGCGCAAGGCGCTGGCGTGGCGCTGCTGCCCGTCGCGTTGTTTGCTGACGATCTGTCGCGCAAGCGGCTGGTTTGCCCCTATGACCGTCAGGTCTTTCTGGGATCCTATTGGCTCACGTCTCTGAAATCAAAACGGCTCTCGCATGCGATGAAAGCGTTTCGCGACTGGATTTTGGAAGAGTGCAAGAAGAAGAGATCGCGTAACGCGTAG
- the aat gene encoding leucyl/phenylalanyl-tRNA--protein transferase produces MTSRDSASSEITPAVLLRAYACGIFPMAESADDPTLFWVEPEMRGVIPLDGFRVASRLARTVRSDVFRVTVNTAFKATIAGCAAPQPGREDTWINKRIRDLYGGLYELGHCHSVEAWQGDDLVGGLYGVSLGRAFFGESMFHTARDASKVALVHLVARLIHGGFELLDTQYVTEHLKSFGATEISRRRYTALLDKALAGEPGDFLRLSNGEAIPGARALKIIASRQ; encoded by the coding sequence ATGACTTCGCGCGACTCCGCTTCATCTGAAATCACACCGGCCGTGCTGCTGCGCGCTTACGCCTGCGGCATCTTTCCGATGGCCGAGAGCGCAGACGACCCGACCCTGTTCTGGGTCGAGCCGGAAATGCGCGGCGTGATCCCGCTCGACGGTTTTCGCGTCGCTTCGCGGCTGGCCCGCACCGTGCGCTCGGACGTGTTTCGCGTCACCGTCAACACCGCGTTCAAGGCCACCATCGCCGGCTGCGCGGCGCCGCAGCCGGGACGCGAGGACACCTGGATCAACAAGCGCATCCGCGACCTCTATGGCGGCCTCTACGAGCTCGGCCATTGCCACAGCGTCGAGGCCTGGCAGGGCGACGACCTCGTCGGCGGCCTCTATGGCGTCAGCTTGGGGCGCGCCTTCTTCGGCGAGAGCATGTTTCACACCGCGCGCGATGCCTCCAAGGTGGCGCTGGTGCATCTGGTCGCCCGGCTGATCCATGGCGGCTTCGAGCTGCTCGACACGCAATATGTCACCGAGCATCTGAAGAGCTTTGGTGCGACCGAGATCTCGCGGCGGCGCTACACCGCGCTGCTCGACAAGGCGCTCGCCGGCGAGCCCGGCGATTTCCTGCGCCTGTCCAATGGTGAAGCGATCCCCGGCGCACGCGCGCTCAAGATCATCGCCTCGCGGCAATAG
- a CDS encoding Na+-dependent transporter: MPPALRTMFALPLRGLTWLGGQGTRAVASVVFIAAAVPPLGALLRPYVTEAILVLLCISFMRVDLVALYGHLRRPALVATATAWTTIGVPVIVGLIAHATGLTDRAPGLMLALMLQSMASPMMASPALAALMGLDATLVLVTLVTATAIVPFTASLFASFFLDGLLSISPLTLGLKLSGILAASLLAATVIRWLFGADAIQRHKQPIDGFNIVILFIFASAIMGDVVTDLMAQPVFTISLALLAFAVYFTLLAVTTLLFRRIGTERALALGLMVSQRNLGLMLAATSGALPPTTWLYFAMTQFPIHLSPYLLTPIARRLTARAETSTKATAGRASPG, translated from the coding sequence ATGCCGCCCGCTCTCCGAACCATGTTCGCCCTTCCGCTCCGCGGCCTGACCTGGCTTGGCGGCCAGGGCACGCGTGCGGTGGCATCGGTGGTTTTCATCGCTGCCGCCGTGCCGCCCCTTGGTGCGCTCTTGCGGCCCTATGTCACCGAGGCGATCCTCGTTCTGCTCTGCATCTCCTTCATGCGGGTGGACCTCGTGGCGCTGTACGGCCATTTGCGCCGGCCGGCGCTGGTGGCGACGGCGACGGCCTGGACCACGATCGGCGTGCCCGTCATCGTCGGATTGATCGCGCACGCGACCGGGCTGACCGACCGCGCGCCCGGCCTGATGCTGGCGCTGATGCTCCAGAGCATGGCCTCGCCGATGATGGCCTCGCCCGCTCTCGCGGCGCTGATGGGTCTCGACGCCACGCTCGTGCTGGTCACGCTGGTCACCGCAACCGCGATCGTGCCCTTTACCGCGTCGCTGTTCGCGAGCTTTTTTCTCGATGGCTTGCTCAGCATATCGCCGCTTACGCTCGGCCTGAAGCTATCAGGCATCCTCGCCGCGTCGCTGCTGGCTGCAACGGTCATCCGCTGGCTGTTCGGCGCGGACGCCATCCAGCGCCACAAGCAGCCGATCGACGGCTTCAACATCGTCATCCTCTTCATCTTCGCATCGGCCATCATGGGCGACGTCGTAACCGATCTGATGGCACAGCCGGTCTTCACCATCAGCCTCGCCCTCCTTGCCTTTGCGGTCTATTTCACACTGCTCGCCGTCACCACCTTGCTGTTTCGCCGCATCGGCACCGAGCGCGCGCTGGCGCTCGGGCTGATGGTGTCGCAACGCAATCTCGGGCTGATGCTGGCCGCGACATCAGGCGCGCTGCCACCCACCACCTGGCTGTACTTCGCGATGACGCAGTTTCCGATCCATCTGTCGCCATACCTGCTGACGCCGATCGCACGGCGCCTGACGGCGCGGGCGGAAACCTCCACCAAAGCGACCGCTGGCAGGGCCAGTCCAGGCTAG
- the bla gene encoding class A beta-lactamase, giving the protein MLDTTTGIPIHHKGDERFPMCSTFKVLAAAAILKDVGSKLEGLERRVRIEQADLVASSPVTSKHVGGDGMTLRELCDAAITMSDNTAGNALLKNIGGPAGLTSFARSLGDDITRLDRTETELNEATPDDPRDTTTPNAMAANYRRLLLGDVLPPEGRDQLGKWLIANKTGDTRLRAGLPQGWRVGDKTGAGEHGTCNDVAIVWPRERSPLIIAVYLTGATLDPNGRNDVIASVGREVGKAFS; this is encoded by the coding sequence GTGCTCGACACGACGACGGGCATTCCGATCCATCACAAGGGAGACGAACGCTTTCCCATGTGTAGCACATTCAAGGTGCTTGCGGCGGCAGCAATCCTCAAAGACGTAGGCAGCAAGTTGGAAGGCCTTGAACGGCGCGTTCGTATCGAGCAGGCCGATCTCGTCGCCTCCTCGCCCGTCACGAGCAAGCATGTCGGCGGCGACGGAATGACGCTTCGCGAGCTTTGCGATGCCGCCATCACCATGAGCGACAACACCGCCGGTAACGCGCTTCTGAAAAACATCGGCGGTCCGGCCGGCTTGACCAGCTTCGCGCGGAGCCTTGGCGACGACATCACCAGATTGGACCGGACCGAAACCGAGCTGAACGAAGCCACGCCGGACGATCCCCGCGACACGACGACCCCGAATGCGATGGCCGCCAATTATCGGCGCTTGCTGCTCGGCGACGTCCTGCCCCCGGAAGGGCGCGATCAACTCGGCAAATGGCTCATTGCCAACAAGACCGGGGATACGCGTTTGCGCGCCGGCCTGCCGCAAGGCTGGCGTGTCGGCGACAAGACCGGCGCAGGTGAGCATGGAACCTGCAACGACGTCGCCATCGTATGGCCGCGCGAGCGCTCGCCGCTCATCATCGCGGTCTACCTCACCGGCGCAACGCTCGACCCGAATGGACGAAATGATGTGATCGCATCGGTCGGTCGGGAAGTCGGCAAGGCGTTCTCCTAA
- a CDS encoding DUF2155 domain-containing protein, giving the protein MSNKPDSLLKPREMFKTFTLTGLAALLAATALTVATPAQAQIGTIFSDPPPLRPPGTIPRGGQPMPQPTPDDDEEVPELPPQGRVLPSRPMPPPGRQGNVMPGPVESQPLAPPPGSTVAPQNQPPAVAVAPPGGPAQPGAVPGQRQPQQKGAPQPGAVPQAPASLQPGDEVVTEPPAQKIVNKKATFSGLDKITGRIINFDEDIGETVQFGALRVKTDACYTRPATEAANTDAFVEVDEITLQGEVKRIFSGWMFAASPGLHGVEHPIYDIWLTDCKEPQQTIATAAPDPASKPAPPPPPAAQKRAAPKQVQQRPPQPLPPPPQPQAAPPPPEQRPGLFGIPGFGR; this is encoded by the coding sequence ATGTCCAACAAGCCCGATTCGCTGTTGAAGCCGCGCGAGATGTTCAAAACCTTTACCCTGACAGGCCTTGCGGCGCTGCTGGCCGCCACCGCGCTGACGGTTGCGACGCCCGCGCAGGCGCAGATCGGGACGATCTTCTCCGATCCGCCGCCGCTGCGGCCGCCGGGGACCATCCCCCGTGGCGGGCAGCCGATGCCCCAGCCGACGCCCGACGACGACGAAGAGGTGCCCGAGCTGCCGCCGCAGGGACGGGTGCTGCCGTCACGTCCGATGCCGCCGCCAGGTCGCCAGGGCAACGTCATGCCGGGGCCGGTCGAGAGCCAGCCGCTGGCGCCGCCGCCGGGCTCCACCGTTGCGCCGCAGAACCAGCCGCCGGCCGTCGCCGTTGCGCCGCCGGGTGGGCCCGCCCAACCTGGTGCTGTCCCTGGCCAGCGCCAGCCCCAGCAGAAGGGCGCCCCGCAGCCGGGCGCCGTGCCGCAGGCCCCCGCGAGCCTCCAACCCGGCGATGAGGTCGTCACCGAGCCGCCGGCGCAGAAGATCGTGAACAAGAAGGCGACCTTCTCCGGCCTCGACAAGATCACCGGGCGCATCATCAATTTCGACGAGGATATCGGCGAGACAGTGCAGTTCGGCGCGCTGCGGGTGAAGACCGACGCCTGCTACACGCGGCCGGCGACGGAAGCGGCCAACACCGATGCTTTCGTCGAAGTCGACGAGATCACCTTGCAGGGCGAGGTGAAGCGGATCTTCTCCGGCTGGATGTTTGCCGCAAGCCCCGGTCTGCACGGCGTCGAGCACCCGATCTACGATATCTGGCTCACCGACTGCAAAGAGCCGCAGCAGACCATTGCGACCGCAGCTCCGGATCCTGCGAGCAAACCCGCGCCGCCACCGCCGCCTGCGGCACAGAAGAGGGCGGCCCCAAAGCAGGTGCAGCAGCGTCCGCCGCAGCCTCTGCCGCCGCCGCCACAGCCGCAGGCCGCCCCGCCGCCACCCGAGCAGCGGCCGGGTCTGTTCGGTATCCCCGGGTTTGGCCGCTAG